A genomic region of Cyanobacteria bacterium FACHB-DQ100 contains the following coding sequences:
- a CDS encoding photosystem II protein D2 has translation EDPEFETFYTKNILLNEGIRAWMASQDQPHEHFVFPEEVLPRGNAL, from the coding sequence GAAGACCCGGAATTTGAAACGTTCTACACGAAGAACATTTTGCTGAACGAGGGCATCCGTGCTTGGATGGCTTCTCAGGATCAGCCGCATGAACACTTTGTATTCCCTGAAGAGGTTCTCCCCCGTGGTAACGCTCTCTAA
- the psbC gene encoding photosystem II reaction center protein CP43, translating to MVTLSNPSFAGNRDQESSGFAWWAGNARLINLSGKLLGAHVAHSGLIVFWAGAMTLFEVSHFIPEKPMYEQGLILLPHLATQGWGVGPGGEVINTFPYFVVGVLHLISSAVLGLGGIYHAVRGPETLEEYSSFFGYDWKDKNQMTNIIGYHLILLGLGALLLVIKAMFFGGVYDTWAPGGGDVRVITNPTLNPAKIFGYLTKAPFGGEGWIISVDNMEDIIGGHIWVGFICIAGGIWHILTKPFGWARRALVWSGEAYLSYSLGALSLMGFIASVFVWYNNTAYPSEFYGPTGPEASQAQAMTFLIRDQKLGANVGSAQGPTGLGKYLMRSPTGEIIFGGETMRFWDFRGPWLEPLRGPNGLDLNKIKNDIQPWQVRRAAEYMTHAPLGSINSVGGVATEINSFNYVNPRAWLASFHFIVGFFFLVGHLWHAGRARAAVAGFERGIDRETEPVLSMPNLD from the coding sequence GTGGTAACGCTCTCTAATCCTTCATTCGCAGGCAACCGCGACCAAGAATCATCTGGATTTGCTTGGTGGGCTGGTAATGCTCGTTTAATCAATCTCTCTGGTAAATTACTGGGTGCTCACGTCGCCCACTCTGGTCTGATCGTTTTCTGGGCAGGTGCAATGACCCTGTTTGAGGTCTCGCACTTCATCCCTGAAAAACCAATGTACGAGCAAGGTTTGATCTTGCTGCCTCACTTGGCAACTCAAGGTTGGGGCGTTGGGCCGGGTGGCGAAGTGATTAACACTTTCCCTTACTTTGTTGTGGGTGTTCTTCACCTCATTTCTTCTGCCGTTCTCGGTCTGGGTGGAATCTACCACGCAGTTCGTGGGCCGGAAACGCTTGAGGAATATTCGTCTTTCTTCGGTTACGACTGGAAAGACAAAAACCAAATGACCAACATCATCGGCTATCACTTAATCCTCTTGGGTCTGGGTGCATTGCTGCTTGTTATCAAAGCAATGTTCTTTGGGGGTGTCTATGACACTTGGGCACCAGGTGGCGGTGATGTCCGCGTAATCACCAACCCCACGTTGAACCCCGCTAAAATCTTTGGCTATCTCACTAAAGCTCCTTTTGGTGGCGAAGGCTGGATTATCAGCGTGGACAACATGGAAGACATTATTGGAGGTCATATTTGGGTCGGGTTCATCTGCATCGCAGGCGGTATCTGGCACATTCTGACCAAGCCTTTTGGTTGGGCACGTCGGGCGCTGGTCTGGTCGGGTGAGGCTTACCTGTCCTACAGCTTGGGCGCATTGTCCTTGATGGGCTTCATTGCATCGGTGTTTGTTTGGTACAACAACACGGCTTACCCCAGCGAATTCTACGGTCCGACTGGTCCTGAAGCGTCTCAAGCGCAAGCAATGACCTTCTTGATCCGTGACCAAAAGCTGGGCGCGAACGTGGGTTCTGCTCAAGGTCCGACCGGTCTTGGTAAGTACCTGATGCGCTCTCCGACGGGTGAAATCATCTTCGGTGGAGAAACCATGCGCTTCTGGGATTTCCGCGGTCCTTGGTTGGAACCGCTGCGTGGTCCGAACGGTCTTGACTTGAACAAAATCAAGAACGATATTCAGCCTTGGCAGGTGCGCCGTGCGGCTGAGTATATGACCCATGCTCCGCTGGGTTCGATCAACTCGGTGGGTGGTGTTGCAACAGAAATTAACTCGTTCAACTACGTCAACCCCCGCGCTTGGTTGGCAAGCTTCCACTTCATCGTTGGCTTCTTCTTCTTGGTCGGTCACTTGTGGCATGCAGGTCGCGCTCGTGCGGCAGTTGCAGGCTTCGAGAGAGGAATTGATCGCGAAACCGAACCCGTGCTGTCGATGCCGAACCTTGACTAA
- a CDS encoding HEAT repeat domain-containing protein, with the protein MTIALLLTIIAAIAGALSAAARTATKLKSQMTSYQPNTVQEAKFEQANQTKLQPDLDSERPEPVEAPEFSEAEASAQGSEASTIAISSMMPIAEPDISLATSLRISDVVESDLSIESKPQEHHHTSVLEEIGQLDHSEEQFSQLQQQATDSDHLVRLTVAVELGEMAKQGQASDRVVALLNQLMQDADMEVRVQAGTALAMIPMETIGE; encoded by the coding sequence ATGACTATTGCACTATTACTCACAATCATCGCCGCGATCGCGGGCGCCCTCAGTGCAGCCGCACGCACCGCTACAAAACTAAAATCCCAAATGACTTCCTATCAGCCCAATACTGTACAAGAAGCGAAATTTGAGCAGGCAAATCAAACCAAACTGCAACCTGATCTAGATTCAGAGCGTCCCGAACCAGTTGAGGCTCCTGAGTTCTCTGAGGCTGAAGCTTCTGCTCAGGGTTCTGAAGCTTCGACGATTGCAATTTCTTCAATGATGCCGATCGCAGAGCCAGATATTTCCTTGGCAACTTCACTCAGAATTTCAGATGTGGTTGAATCGGACTTGTCGATCGAGTCTAAGCCACAAGAACATCACCATACGTCAGTTCTCGAAGAAATTGGACAGCTAGACCATAGCGAGGAGCAATTCAGCCAGCTTCAACAGCAGGCAACTGATTCAGATCATTTAGTGCGATTAACCGTTGCGGTCGAGCTAGGGGAGATGGCAAAACAAGGGCAAGCCAGCGATCGGGTCGTTGCTCTGCTGAATCAACTCATGCAAGATGCGGACATGGAGGTTCGAGTGCAAGCAGGTACCGCACTGGCGATGATTCCGATGGAAACGATCGGCGAGTAA